The proteins below are encoded in one region of Brachyspira intermedia PWS/A:
- a CDS encoding cell surface protein — MKKILVTAMALLTIASASAFGMYGRGDGWIDFLVHGNQLRARMDQLGFVLGNATIKGTFGFKAEGNYWGQILSGQTDNIYLLPSISGGIGYTSEMIGIGVGYSYTMAKDYLGGYIGVHTPVLMVNALNNNLRISIPIQVAVKEYSLGNVKETYTGVAFDNIQLRYYTGIDAFNAIRVYFYYRNSTFRYNNDASKYSTSEIFGFQTRFYFLNTTVGNVGINPFVRVDFHTVLKGGVNNGEYIYKAEDVGNGRFVSGTVKQSDYYAKNPYKVSAQVALGITANSDIVSLYVEPSLGYTGNYAGQANTISTDGTITKGPDPKVEHKLAWGAYTELYIRPVQDLEWYFEMDVNNSGTKQNSGIPVYFETTTGITWYLPALNGAQ; from the coding sequence ATGAAAAAAATTTTAGTGACAGCTATGGCTTTATTAACTATAGCTAGTGCATCTGCTTTTGGTATGTATGGAAGAGGTGATGGTTGGATTGATTTCCTAGTACATGGCAATCAATTAAGAGCTAGAATGGATCAATTAGGATTTGTTTTAGGTAACGCTACTATTAAAGGTACTTTCGGTTTCAAAGCAGAAGGTAATTATTGGGGTCAAATCCTTTCAGGACAAACAGATAATATATACTTGTTGCCAAGTATTTCCGGTGGTATAGGCTACACTTCTGAAATGATCGGTATTGGTGTTGGTTATAGCTATACTATGGCAAAAGATTATCTTGGTGGATATATAGGTGTACATACTCCTGTATTAATGGTTAATGCTTTGAATAACAATTTGAGAATATCTATACCTATACAAGTAGCTGTAAAAGAGTATAGTCTTGGTAATGTTAAAGAAACATATACAGGTGTAGCTTTCGATAATATACAGTTAAGATACTATACTGGTATAGATGCTTTCAATGCTATAAGAGTATACTTCTACTATAGAAATTCTACGTTCAGATATAATAATGATGCCAGTAAGTATTCTACTTCAGAAATTTTTGGTTTCCAAACAAGATTCTATTTCTTGAATACTACTGTAGGAAATGTAGGCATCAATCCTTTTGTTAGAGTTGATTTCCACACAGTATTAAAAGGTGGAGTAAATAATGGTGAGTACATATATAAAGCTGAGGATGTTGGTAATGGTAGGTTTGTATCAGGAACTGTAAAACAATCAGATTATTATGCGAAAAATCCTTATAAAGTTTCTGCTCAAGTTGCATTGGGTATTACTGCTAACAGCGATATAGTATCTCTTTATGTTGAGCCTTCTTTAGGTTATACAGGTAATTATGCTGGACAAGCTAACACTATTTCAACTGATGGTACTATTACAAAAGGACCTGATCCTAAAGTAGAGCATAAACTTGCATGGGGAGCTTATACAGAGCTTTATATAAGACCTGTTCAGGACTTAGAATGGTATTTCGAGATGGATGTTAATAACAGCGGAACAAAACAAAATTCTGGTATTCCTGTATACTTTGAAACTACTACAGGTATAACTTGGTATTTACCTGCTTTAAACGGTGCTCAATAA
- a CDS encoding variable surface family protein has protein sequence MKKVLLTAMALLTIASASAFGMYGDRDSWIDFLVHGNQFRARMDQLGFTLGNGTIKGTFGFRSQAATTYLGNILSGGTGAVDLTTTISAGIGYTSEPFGIGVGYSYTHLHDRLGVHTPVLMINALNNNLRIAVPIQIATSSNPFNNVLGLNTEKDYMGVSTDIQIRYYTGIDAFNAIRVYFRYGQAGYKNGTTDMFAQSIGFQTRFYFLNTTVGNVGINPYLKVEFDTALVGDNKTVRAGEAAYDSQNKVFNSGSFAINSGTGKQEWEKTPYKVTAAAVLGITANSDIVSLYVEPSLGYTAEAGGKQKGAINDPTVTHKLAWGAYTELYVRPVQDLEWYFEMDVNNNTGAANYNNVPVNFAASTGITWYLPALN, from the coding sequence ATGAAAAAAGTTTTATTGACAGCTATGGCTTTATTAACTATAGCTAGCGCATCTGCTTTCGGTATGTACGGTGACAGAGATTCTTGGATTGACTTCTTAGTACATGGTAACCAATTCAGAGCTAGAATGGATCAATTAGGATTCACTTTAGGAAATGGTACTATTAAAGGTACTTTTGGTTTTAGATCTCAAGCTGCTACAACTTACTTAGGCAACATACTTTCTGGTGGTACTGGAGCTGTAGATTTAACAACTACTATTTCTGCTGGTATAGGTTACACTTCTGAGCCTTTCGGAATAGGTGTTGGTTATAGCTATACTCATTTACATGACAGATTGGGCGTTCATACTCCTGTTCTTATGATCAATGCTTTAAACAACAATTTAAGAATAGCTGTTCCTATACAGATAGCTACTTCTTCAAATCCTTTCAATAATGTTTTAGGTCTTAACACTGAAAAAGATTATATGGGTGTAAGCACTGATATTCAAATAAGATACTATACTGGAATAGATGCTTTCAATGCTATAAGAGTATACTTCAGATATGGACAAGCTGGATATAAAAATGGTACAACTGATATGTTTGCTCAGTCAATCGGTTTCCAAACTAGATTCTATTTCTTAAATACTACTGTTGGAAATGTAGGTATCAACCCTTACTTAAAAGTTGAATTTGATACTGCTTTAGTTGGAGATAATAAAACTGTAAGAGCTGGAGAAGCTGCTTATGATAGTCAAAATAAAGTATTTAATAGCGGTTCTTTCGCAATTAATTCTGGTACTGGTAAACAAGAATGGGAAAAAACTCCTTATAAAGTAACTGCTGCTGCTGTATTAGGTATAACTGCTAACAGCGATATAGTATCTCTTTATGTTGAGCCTTCTTTAGGTTATACTGCTGAAGCTGGCGGAAAACAAAAAGGTGCTATTAATGATCCTACTGTAACTCATAAATTAGCTTGGGGTGCTTATACAGAGCTTTATGTAAGACCTGTTCAAGACTTAGAATGGTACTTCGAAATGGATGTTAATAACAATACTGGTGCTGCTAATTACAATAATGTTCCTGTTAATTTCGCAGCTTCTACAGGTATAACTTGGTACTTACCTGCTCTTAATTAA
- a CDS encoding variable surface family protein, with product MKKILLTAMALLAMAGASVFGMYGDQDDWIDFLTDGNQLRARMDQVGFVLGNNTIKGTFGLRSQAVGTLLGNIISGQTDNIGLDATISAGIGYTSEPFGIGVGYNFTYYNSTLGVHTPVLVMNALNNNLRIAVPVQVAVSKEPFGKGTGNNWKDYLGVSTDIQIRYYTGIDAFNAIRVYVKYGQSGYKEVQNNMDMFQQSVGFETRFYFLNTAIGNVTVNPFVKVAFNTALVGNNTMVRAGEAIYSIYAQKDIKWDKNPYDITVAAVLGITANSDIVSLYVEPSLGYQATYEGKYKTDTVDPKVIHNLAWGAYAELYITPVQDLEWYFEMDVNNSNSDGSNVPVSFAATTGITWYLPEF from the coding sequence ATGAAAAAAATTTTATTAACAGCTATGGCATTACTAGCTATGGCAGGTGCATCCGTTTTTGGTATGTATGGTGATCAGGACGATTGGATTGATTTTCTTACAGATGGCAATCAATTAAGAGCTAGAATGGATCAAGTAGGATTTGTCTTAGGAAACAACACTATTAAAGGTACTTTTGGTCTTAGATCACAAGCAGTTGGAACTTTATTGGGAAATATTATTTCAGGACAAACAGATAATATAGGATTAGATGCTACTATTTCTGCAGGTATAGGTTATACTTCTGAACCTTTCGGAATTGGTGTTGGTTATAATTTTACTTATTACAACAGTACTTTAGGTGTTCATACTCCTGTATTAGTAATGAATGCTTTAAATAATAACTTGAGAATAGCTGTTCCTGTACAAGTAGCTGTATCAAAAGAGCCATTTGGAAAAGGTACAGGAAATAACTGGAAAGACTATTTAGGAGTAAGCACAGATATACAGATAAGATACTATACTGGAATAGATGCTTTCAATGCTATAAGAGTATATGTTAAATATGGACAATCAGGATATAAAGAAGTTCAAAATAATATGGATATGTTCCAGCAATCAGTTGGATTTGAAACTAGATTCTATTTCTTAAATACTGCTATTGGAAATGTAACAGTTAATCCTTTCGTTAAAGTAGCATTCAATACAGCTTTAGTTGGAAATAATACAATGGTTAGAGCAGGAGAAGCTATCTATTCAATATATGCCCAAAAAGATATAAAATGGGATAAAAATCCTTATGATATAACTGTTGCTGCTGTATTAGGAATCACTGCTAACAGCGATATAGTATCTCTTTATGTTGAGCCTTCTTTAGGTTATCAGGCTACTTATGAAGGAAAATATAAAACAGATACTGTAGACCCTAAAGTAATACATAACTTAGCTTGGGGAGCTTATGCTGAACTTTATATTACTCCTGTTCAAGATCTTGAATGGTATTTTGAAATGGATGTTAATAACTCTAATAGTGACGGATCAAATGTTCCTGTTTCTTTCGCAGCTACTACAGGTATAACTTGGTATTTACCTGAATTTTAA
- a CDS encoding variable surface family protein — translation MKKVLLTAIALLTIASASAFGMYGRGDSWIDFLVHGNQFRARMDQIGFTLGNGTIKGTFGFRANAINLGNLGNILSGSTGNVKLDSTISAGIGYTSDMIGIGLGYNYTFANDSINGGYIGVHTPVLMVNALNNNLRISIPIQVAVKDYNNVLSYTGKTTYTGVAFNNIQLRYYTGIDAFNAIRLYFYYRNSSITREGSDYSQVSEAFGFQARFYFLNTQIGNVTVNPYLKVAYNTALQGGTIGDYTAETFVSPLTVNDGINKFKQSDVYEANAYNVTAAAVLGITANSDIITLYVEPSLGYTASYAGRPKGAVDPKVNHKLAWGAYTELYIRPVQDLEWYFEMDVNNGANTQSTGVPVYFETTTGITWYLPDLGGAQ, via the coding sequence ATGAAAAAAGTTTTATTGACAGCTATAGCTTTATTAACTATAGCAAGTGCATCAGCTTTCGGTATGTATGGCAGAGGTGATTCTTGGATTGACTTCTTAGTACATGGTAATCAGTTCAGAGCTAGAATGGATCAAATAGGATTCACTTTAGGTAATGGTACTATTAAAGGTACTTTTGGTTTCAGAGCAAATGCAATCAATCTTGGCAACTTAGGAAATATACTTAGCGGAAGTACTGGAAATGTTAAATTAGATTCAACTATTTCTGCTGGTATAGGTTATACTTCTGATATGATAGGTATAGGTCTTGGTTATAACTATACTTTTGCAAATGATTCTATTAACGGCGGATATATAGGTGTACATACTCCTGTATTAATGGTTAATGCTTTAAATAACAATTTAAGAATATCTATACCTATACAAGTAGCTGTAAAAGACTATAATAATGTATTAAGTTATACTGGTAAAACAACATATACAGGTGTAGCTTTCAATAATATACAGTTAAGATACTATACTGGAATAGATGCTTTCAATGCTATAAGATTATATTTCTATTATAGAAATTCTTCTATAACAAGAGAAGGTTCTGATTACTCACAAGTTTCAGAAGCTTTCGGTTTCCAAGCAAGATTCTATTTCTTAAACACTCAAATAGGAAATGTTACTGTTAACCCTTATTTGAAAGTTGCTTATAATACAGCTTTACAAGGCGGCACTATAGGTGATTATACAGCAGAAACTTTTGTTAGTCCTCTTACAGTAAATGATGGTATTAATAAATTTAAACAATCAGATGTTTATGAAGCTAATGCTTACAATGTAACTGCTGCTGCTGTATTAGGTATCACTGCTAACAGCGATATAATTACTTTATATGTTGAGCCTTCTTTAGGTTATACTGCTTCTTATGCTGGAAGACCTAAAGGCGCAGTTGATCCTAAAGTAAACCACAAACTAGCTTGGGGAGCTTATACAGAACTTTATATCAGACCTGTTCAAGATCTTGAATGGTACTTCGAGATGGATGTTAATAATGGTGCTAATACTCAATCAACAGGCGTTCCTGTATACTTCGAAACTACTACAGGTATAACTTGGTATTTACCTGATTTAGGTGGTGCTCAATAA
- a CDS encoding variable surface family protein: MKKFLLTVMAILTIASGSVFGMYGADNTWLFFLIHGNQFRARMNQLGFTLGNGTIKGTFGFKANTLINGSILNTGGKGNKSPLEATISGGIGYTGDGFGIGVGYNYTYSATGTGINTHTPVVTMNFLNNNLRIALPISVAVENSIGGTVDANGNTVLSERKDYLGLSIPAQIRYYTGIDAFNYIRFELNYGLNRYNGTYGANTTSKFEAQSISFQLRLHFLNTVIGNNVTVNPFLRIDFGSTIGAKGKSVLASSALLPGGFDQRFTAWAASGWREATASEEAYDREAYDLKIIPSISLSVNTDIINLIFEPGLGYRVQDDGRKGSKLSHTLYWQAYGEIYIRPVQDLEWYFEMDVNNGVPKLQGNPIASGNNIPVVFGANTGITWYLPALQ, translated from the coding sequence ATGAAAAAGTTTTTATTAACGGTAATGGCTATTTTAACAATAGCTAGCGGATCAGTGTTTGGTATGTATGGTGCAGACAATACTTGGCTGTTCTTCCTCATACATGGCAACCAATTCAGAGCTAGAATGAACCAATTAGGTTTCACTCTAGGCAACGGCACTATTAAAGGTACTTTCGGTTTCAAAGCTAATACACTTATTAACGGAAGCATCTTAAATACAGGCGGTAAAGGTAATAAAAGTCCGTTAGAAGCTACTATTTCAGGTGGTATAGGTTATACTGGTGATGGCTTCGGTATAGGTGTTGGTTATAACTATACTTATTCTGCTACTGGTACAGGAATAAACACTCATACACCTGTAGTAACTATGAATTTCTTAAATAATAATTTAAGAATAGCATTACCTATAAGCGTAGCTGTAGAAAATAGCATAGGCGGTACAGTTGATGCCAATGGTAATACTGTATTATCAGAAAGAAAAGATTATTTAGGTTTAAGCATACCTGCACAAATAAGATACTATACTGGAATAGATGCTTTCAACTATATAAGATTTGAATTAAACTATGGATTAAATAGATATAATGGTACATATGGAGCTAATACAACTTCAAAATTTGAAGCACAATCTATAAGCTTCCAATTAAGACTTCATTTCTTAAATACAGTTATAGGAAATAATGTAACTGTAAACCCATTCTTAAGAATTGACTTCGGTTCTACTATAGGTGCTAAAGGAAAATCTGTTTTAGCTAGTAGTGCTTTATTACCTGGCGGTTTCGATCAAAGATTCACAGCTTGGGCTGCAAGCGGATGGAGAGAAGCTACAGCTAGTGAAGAAGCTTATGACAGAGAAGCTTATGATTTGAAAATCATACCTAGTATATCTTTAAGTGTTAATACAGACATCATTAATTTGATATTTGAACCTGGTTTAGGATACAGAGTACAAGATGACGGTAGAAAAGGAAGCAAACTTTCTCATACATTATACTGGCAGGCTTACGGAGAAATTTACATAAGACCTGTTCAAGATCTTGAATGGTATTTCGAAATGGATGTTAATAACGGAGTACCTAAACTTCAAGGAAATCCTATTGCTTCAGGCAATAATATACCTGTTGTATTTGGAGCTAATACTGGTATAACTTGGTATTTACCTGCTTTACAATAA
- a CDS encoding ATP-binding protein, translated as MKKDNINNEEKIHQKPLMEELYKEELEALKNEDKNSKPKNWNLSPQAVRDFILGKKLKSGVEIKRKFYGDDALVERAIITLAGNRGLMLVGEPGTAKTMLSELLSAAISGNSTVTIQGTAGTNEDNIKYSWNYAMLFAKGPVEEALIPSPVYIGMNQGIITRFEEITRCPLEIQDSLISILSDKIMNIPEQNRVLFANAGFNIIATANTRDKGINEMSSALKRRFNFETVEPIKNPKLEGEIITNQCQTLLELSDIDIDIDYDVVDILATTFNELRSGKSFENAKIQELNSVMSTAEAVSVYYQSALHSYYYGDKNIKMDTVVGNLIGSVAKENKDDLPKLKNYFNNSVKIKAEKLGKRWKEYYESRNLIK; from the coding sequence ATGAAAAAAGATAATATTAATAATGAGGAAAAAATACATCAAAAACCTTTAATGGAAGAACTTTATAAAGAGGAATTAGAAGCCTTAAAAAATGAGGATAAAAATAGTAAACCAAAAAATTGGAACTTATCTCCTCAAGCTGTGAGAGATTTCATATTAGGTAAAAAATTAAAAAGCGGTGTAGAAATAAAAAGAAAATTCTATGGAGATGATGCTTTAGTAGAGAGAGCAATAATAACATTAGCAGGCAACAGAGGATTAATGCTTGTAGGAGAACCAGGAACTGCTAAAACTATGCTAAGCGAATTATTATCAGCAGCTATAAGCGGAAACAGTACGGTAACTATACAAGGAACAGCAGGAACTAATGAAGATAATATAAAATACTCTTGGAATTATGCTATGCTTTTTGCAAAAGGCCCTGTAGAAGAAGCTCTTATACCATCACCTGTTTATATAGGTATGAATCAAGGAATAATAACAAGATTTGAAGAGATTACAAGATGCCCGCTTGAAATACAGGACTCTCTTATAAGTATATTGAGCGATAAAATTATGAATATTCCAGAACAGAACAGAGTACTATTTGCAAATGCCGGCTTTAATATCATAGCTACTGCCAATACTAGGGATAAGGGTATCAATGAAATGAGCAGTGCCTTGAAAAGAAGATTTAACTTTGAAACTGTTGAGCCTATAAAAAACCCTAAACTTGAAGGGGAAATCATAACTAATCAATGCCAAACATTATTAGAGCTTTCCGATATAGATATTGATATAGATTATGATGTTGTGGATATACTAGCCACTACATTTAATGAGCTTAGAAGCGGAAAAAGTTTTGAAAATGCTAAAATACAGGAATTAAACTCCGTTATGAGTACCGCCGAAGCTGTGTCAGTTTATTATCAGTCAGCACTTCATTCCTATTATTATGGTGATAAAAATATCAAAATGGATACAGTTGTAGGTAACTTAATAGGAAGCGTTGCTAAAGAAAATAAAGATGATTTACCAAAATTAAAGAACTATTTCAATAATTCTGTGAAAATAAAAGCTGAAAAATTGGGCAAACGTTGGAAAGAATATTATGAAAGCAGAAATCTCATTAAATAA
- a CDS encoding DMT family transporter, producing MAIFLLIGVMALSASAIFVKLANAPSSIIAFYRIFISFCFISVITISKKSSREELLSISRKEIILSIISGLSLALHYFLWFQSLSLTSVASSTVIVTLQPLFAFVAGHFFFKEQYSKLAILGFVIAVMGSVIIGWGDFQISSKALLGDFIAFISAGLISTYFIIGQYTRKRLSALTWISLTYFSAFIFLGILSYIMKIPFIGYSLNTWINILGITFISTMLGQVIFTWLLKYFSATIISMTILGEAVGTCILGYFILHESISFKQFIGIAVILIGIGLFLWEKRKTISQ from the coding sequence ATGGCTATATTTTTATTGATAGGAGTTATGGCATTATCCGCTTCGGCGATATTCGTTAAACTAGCTAATGCCCCTTCATCTATAATAGCATTTTATAGAATATTTATATCATTTTGTTTTATATCAGTTATAACCATATCAAAAAAATCTTCAAGAGAAGAACTTTTATCTATTAGTAGGAAGGAAATAATACTTTCTATAATATCAGGACTTTCTCTAGCACTTCATTACTTTTTATGGTTTCAATCATTAAGCCTTACATCTGTCGCAAGCTCTACAGTAATAGTAACATTGCAGCCATTATTCGCATTCGTAGCAGGACATTTCTTTTTTAAAGAGCAGTATTCCAAATTAGCTATTTTGGGATTTGTTATAGCAGTTATGGGTTCTGTAATAATAGGCTGGGGAGATTTTCAAATAAGCTCAAAAGCATTACTTGGAGATTTCATAGCTTTTATATCAGCAGGACTTATAAGCACATACTTTATCATAGGACAGTATACTAGAAAAAGATTATCCGCTTTAACTTGGATTAGCTTAACTTATTTTAGTGCCTTTATATTCTTAGGAATTTTATCATATATAATGAAAATACCTTTTATAGGATACTCATTAAATACTTGGATTAATATATTAGGCATTACATTCATATCTACAATGCTAGGACAGGTAATATTTACCTGGCTTTTAAAATATTTCTCAGCAACTATAATATCTATGACTATATTAGGCGAAGCTGTAGGAACTTGCATATTGGGATATTTTATACTGCATGAAAGTATAAGTTTTAAGCAGTTTATAGGAATAGCTGTTATATTAATAGGAATAGGTTTATTTTTATGGGAAAAGCGAAAAACAATTTCTCAGTAA
- a CDS encoding DUF3108 domain-containing protein: MKKYIFIIMALISNIVFGYNQTFKVGEYIKYDVLAQVPEFNISGKVGILEAKVLAISNVNGVPAYHLYAHVYTTGAANWVYKVSDIFEAWVTTNDFKPIILKKDTSEGDWTNKESLTFYNNYYLFNDKRTVDEKVEFEGMAFDALSLVFFMRFVDKNIGTFKVNWLEGKNVKKDIRFTIENGEDLKTKLERDKLSTIRIYEKDKYGTDALIAKDKYNQVPLDVIIAEQKVYGLTIRVRGIIREYKDGK, translated from the coding sequence ATGAAGAAGTACATTTTTATAATAATGGCATTGATTTCTAATATAGTTTTCGGATACAATCAGACATTTAAAGTAGGCGAATATATAAAGTATGACGTTCTAGCACAGGTTCCAGAATTTAATATAAGCGGAAAAGTTGGTATACTTGAAGCTAAAGTGCTAGCAATAAGTAATGTAAATGGGGTACCAGCCTATCATCTATATGCCCATGTTTATACTACCGGAGCTGCTAATTGGGTTTATAAAGTAAGCGATATATTTGAGGCTTGGGTAACTACTAATGATTTTAAGCCTATCATTTTAAAGAAAGATACTTCAGAAGGAGATTGGACTAATAAAGAATCTTTAACTTTTTATAATAATTATTATTTATTCAATGATAAAAGAACGGTTGATGAAAAGGTAGAGTTTGAAGGTATGGCTTTTGATGCTTTATCACTCGTATTCTTTATGCGTTTCGTTGATAAAAATATTGGCACATTTAAAGTGAACTGGCTTGAGGGCAAGAATGTTAAAAAAGATATAAGATTCACTATAGAAAACGGAGAAGATTTAAAAACTAAATTAGAGAGAGATAAATTATCTACTATAAGAATATATGAAAAAGATAAATACGGTACTGATGCATTGATTGCTAAAGATAAATATAATCAAGTGCCTTTGGATGTTATCATAGCAGAACAGAAAGTTTACGGACTCACAATAAGAGTTAGGGGAATAATAAGAGAATATAAAGATGGAAAATAA
- a CDS encoding DUF1858 domain-containing protein — protein sequence MINKSMSIGEIIQIFPDSVEIMMGRGLHCVGCHVASWESLEEGCRGHGMSDEVIDSIVKEINDKLEASK from the coding sequence ATGATAAACAAATCTATGAGCATAGGTGAAATTATACAAATCTTTCCTGATTCTGTAGAAATAATGATGGGAAGAGGGCTTCATTGTGTAGGATGTCATGTGGCAAGCTGGGAAAGCTTAGAAGAAGGATGCCGCGGACATGGTATGAGCGATGAGGTTATAGATAGTATAGTTAAAGAAATAAATGATAAATTAGAAGCTAGCAAATGA
- a CDS encoding tetratricopeptide repeat protein, with the protein MSSLDEISKYIDDGDYKKAIEELDLIISREPDNARAFYMRGKSAFIELQNEEFDKNKYDARRALIYATIEYDLNKSIDIDPNIIDAYRGLMYLNRDLKNVDKEREYAQILFEKDNTAYDALLILASSYLNNGENEADFHQAIGYYDDFIKNVKPENSKVARFERGLCYYNLNILTKADIEANKLIYDFPFYDDAYFLKGIILAKNGTKSEFYDDAIFFLDRAVELNASNYNAIYERAEWYFNKENYRKAIENYNELLKHNNKYRLNALLGKIQALHDLIIENENEHYPDSQEEGKDLAEVFYLLDKVIDVIGIKSLQYRYYRGNLYAYQGEIKKAITEFKKILNENKEAWIYEKIAELYHNYAKNDDDYKEALKYLSHIDKIEYKYSTYYLSIFSNYEIKNYEAAAQLCREFFEYVNDNDDEVYYIRFIYAHSLQMIGSNDYKLILDNFKACLNSNLDKAPIYRSIAKIMLFNMPNEYINEGIYMLKKALELNDAISYHIYAKELFYGDIITPYPELAISMANIAFDIDNTLECALTVIGKAYELGRGIEQDEFKAFETYSKAMTICQNSNSKCSCSNGLIAHCYYKGIGVEKNEEMAYDIIKTTVDALGNNSHDYVALLYSYFALNNIEGFDLVTSLTLFENIENYSHNIYIIMILKRIYKRLKKHNDVRRMAKMEKKALENTGELNLNYIRKYIKNFNDFYPILNKDFTL; encoded by the coding sequence ATGAGTTCCTTAGATGAAATAAGCAAATATATTGATGATGGCGATTACAAAAAAGCCATAGAAGAATTGGATCTTATTATATCAAGAGAACCAGATAATGCCAGAGCTTTTTATATGAGAGGAAAGTCGGCATTTATAGAACTTCAAAATGAAGAATTTGATAAAAATAAATATGATGCCAGAAGAGCTTTGATTTATGCCACTATAGAATATGATCTCAATAAATCCATAGATATAGATCCTAATATAATTGATGCATACAGGGGATTAATGTATCTTAATAGAGATTTAAAAAATGTAGATAAAGAAAGAGAGTATGCTCAAATACTTTTTGAAAAAGATAATACCGCTTATGATGCATTACTAATACTTGCAAGCAGCTATTTAAATAATGGAGAAAATGAGGCAGATTTCCATCAGGCTATAGGTTATTATGATGATTTTATTAAAAATGTAAAGCCTGAAAATAGTAAAGTTGCAAGATTTGAGAGAGGACTTTGTTATTATAATCTTAATATACTTACTAAAGCAGATATAGAAGCTAATAAACTTATTTATGATTTTCCTTTTTATGATGATGCTTATTTTCTTAAAGGTATAATACTTGCCAAAAATGGCACAAAATCTGAATTTTATGATGATGCTATATTCTTTTTGGATAGAGCTGTAGAATTAAATGCATCAAATTATAATGCAATATATGAAAGAGCTGAATGGTATTTCAATAAAGAAAATTATAGAAAAGCTATAGAAAATTATAATGAACTTTTGAAACATAATAATAAATATAGATTAAATGCATTACTTGGTAAAATTCAGGCATTGCATGATTTGATTATAGAAAATGAAAATGAACATTATCCTGATAGTCAGGAAGAAGGAAAAGATTTAGCAGAAGTTTTTTATTTATTAGATAAAGTTATAGATGTTATAGGCATAAAAAGTCTTCAATATAGATATTATAGAGGAAACTTATATGCTTATCAGGGTGAGATAAAAAAGGCAATAACAGAGTTCAAAAAAATATTAAATGAAAATAAAGAAGCATGGATTTATGAAAAAATCGCAGAATTATATCACAACTATGCTAAAAATGATGATGATTATAAAGAGGCTTTGAAATATTTATCACATATAGATAAAATAGAATATAAATATTCTACATATTATTTATCAATATTTTCTAATTATGAAATAAAAAATTATGAAGCAGCAGCTCAATTATGCAGAGAATTCTTTGAATATGTAAATGATAATGATGATGAAGTGTATTATATAAGATTTATATATGCTCATTCTCTGCAAATGATAGGCTCTAATGATTATAAATTAATACTAGATAATTTTAAGGCATGTTTAAACAGCAATCTTGATAAAGCTCCAATATACAGATCCATTGCTAAAATAATGCTTTTCAATATGCCAAATGAATATATTAATGAAGGCATATACATGCTGAAAAAAGCCTTAGAATTAAATGACGCTATATCATATCATATATATGCTAAAGAATTATTCTATGGAGATATAATCACTCCTTATCCTGAATTAGCTATTTCTATGGCAAATATAGCATTTGATATAGATAATACTTTGGAATGTGCTTTAACTGTTATAGGAAAAGCTTATGAATTAGGACGCGGTATAGAACAAGATGAATTTAAGGCTTTTGAAACATACAGCAAAGCTATGACAATATGCCAAAATAGTAATTCTAAATGCTCCTGCTCTAATGGGCTTATAGCTCATTGCTACTATAAAGGAATAGGAGTAGAAAAGAATGAAGAGATGGCTTATGATATAATAAAAACAACTGTTGATGCTTTGGGTAATAATTCTCATGATTATGTGGCATTATTATATTCATATTTTGCTTTAAATAATATAGAAGGATTTGATTTAGTTACTTCTCTAACTCTATTTGAAAATATAGAAAATTATTCTCATAATATATATATAATAATGATATTAAAAAGAATATACAAAAGATTAAAAAAGCATAATGATGTTAGAAGAATGGCTAAAATGGAGAAAAAGGCATTAGAAAATACTGGTGAATTGAATTTAAACTATATAAGAAAATATATTAAAAATTTCAATGACTTCTATCCTATTCTAAATAAAGATTTTACGCTTTGA